The Mustelus asterias chromosome 18, sMusAst1.hap1.1, whole genome shotgun sequence genome has a window encoding:
- the mgat2 gene encoding alpha-1,6-mannosyl-glycoprotein 2-beta-N-acetylglucosaminyltransferase — protein sequence MRFRIYKRKVLLLALVVLVAAFAFWSGGKPRKSEAFPRDEETSRGGGGRTGGAQPARRASNESQAGRFERPEVDNLTLVYRGIVYQLNFDQTVRNQDTVKARPANDLVLVVQVHNRPEYLQLLVNSLRKAKGIENVLLIFSHDFWSPQINQIVASVDFCQVLQIFFPFSIQLYPNEFPGHDPRDCPRDISKANAFKMGCINAEYPDSFGHYRESKFCQTKHHWWWKLHFVWERVKVLEDHKGLVLFIEEDHYLSPDFYYVLKDMWRLKAESCPDCDILSLGTYVRVSDFTDKTSKVEVKTWRSTEHNMGMAMTRDTYQKMIACTDTFCEYDDYNWDWTLQYLTVSCLPRYWKVMVCEAPRIFHAGDCGMHHKKACMPSVEISKIDRIISGNMQHLFPETMTISEIYPLAAISPHVKNGGWGDIRDHELCASYRRLQ from the coding sequence ATGAGGTTCCGCATCTACAAGAGGAAGGTGCTGCTGCTGGCTCTGGTCGTGCTGGTCGCCGCCTTCGCCTTCTGGAGCGGCGGGAAGCCCAGGAAGAGCGAAGCCTTTCCCAGGGACGAGGAGACGTCGCGAGGCGGCGGCGGGCGGACGGGCGGCGCACAGCCGGCCAGGAGAGCTTCCAACGAGTCGCAGGCGGGCCGGTTCGAGCGGCCCGAGGTCGACAACCTGACCCTGGTGTACCGCGGCATCGTCTACCAGCTGAACTTCGACCAGACCGTCCGAAACCAGGACACCGTCAAGGCGCGTCCCGCAAACGACTTGGTGCTGGTGGTGCAGGTCCACAACCGGCCCGAGTACCTGCAGCTCCTCGTCAACTCGCTCCGCAAGGCCAAGGGGATAGAAAACGTCCTGCTCATCTTCAGCCACGACTTCTGGTCCCCGCAGATCAACCAAATCGTGGCCTCCGTCGACTTTTGCCAAGTGCTGCAGATATTCTTCCCGTTCAGCATCCAGCTGTATCCCAACGAATTCCCGGGACACGATCCCAGAGACTGCCCCCGCGACATAAGCAAGGCCAATGCTTTCAAAATGGGCTGCATCAACGCTGAGTATCCGGACTCATTTGGCCACTATCGCGAATCCAAATTCTGCCAGACCAAACATCACTGGTGGTGGAAGTTGCATTTCGTGTGGGAAAGGGTAAAAGTTTTGGAAGATCATAAGGGTTTGGTGCTCTTCATTGAAGAAGACCACTATTTGTCACCCGATTTCTATTACGTCTTGAAGGATATGTGGCGTCTAAAGGCTGAAAGTTGCCCCGACTGTGACATATTGTCCCTAGGTACATACGTACGTGTCAGCGATTTCACAGATAAAACCAGTAAAGTGGAAGTGAAAACCTGGCGATCAACAGAACACAACATGGGCATGGCTATGACTAGAGACACGTATCAAAAAATGATTGCGTGCACAGATACTTTCTGTGAGTATGATGACTACAACTGGGACTGGACATTACAGTATTTAACTGTGTCCTGTTTGCCTCGGTACTGGAAGGTTATGGTGTGTGAAGCACCCCGTATTTTCCATGCCGGAGATTGTGGTATGCATCACAAGAAAGCTTGCATGCCATCTGTTGAAATTTCTAAAATTGACAGAATTATAAGCGGCAACATGCAGCATTTGTTTCCCGAAACCATGACAATAAGTGAAATATATCCATTGGCGGCAATCAGCCCACATGTAAAAAATGGAGGGTGGGGAGATATTAGGGACCATGAACTTTGTGCCAGCTACCGTCGGCTCCAGTAA
- the lrr1 gene encoding leucine-rich repeat protein 1 isoform X2: MKLQCEVEVINRMLPTFGMRNRGRGNRAVLSVGKHHERSIKNNSATVHLLICTLKDKAGCKYKLKENIEQFFTKFVEEGKATIRLKEPAVDVCLSKADVNNLKNFLSTLRLAHRGSEIETISLSTLAPVKTTEVEKPKAKMVITSRKDYPLTTNFPYSLEFLQVSYCKLARVDMRMLCLRKLRKLDLSNNHIRKLPATIGDLACLSELVLHNNHLETFSVTLCSSTLQKSLQFLDLSHNRLRALPVQFCQLQELIHLKLDDNELLRLPYRIGQLTKLRFLSAARNKLPYLPCDFQKLCLENVDLFGNLFEQPNPLAPTIQLQIPMTLLEMAARATVNYRIAYGPHMLPAHLCQDLDLTKTCLCRRPCLNSFIQVVVNLNLHQVSHTVVLVDNMGGTEAPVLCYFCSLTCYSEFLDKYQQRNR, from the exons ATGAAACTCCAGTGCGAGGTGGAAGTCATCAATCGGATGCTTCCGACCTTCGGTatgaggaacagagggagaggaaaccgagctgttctgtctgtggggaaACACCACGAAAGAAGCATCAAAAACAACTCTGCCACCGTTCATCTTTTGATCTGTACCTTAAAAGACAAAGCGGGCTGTAAATACAAG CTGAAAGAAAACATAGAGCAGTTTTTCACCAAATTCGTGGAAGAAGGAAAGGCAACCATCAGGCTAAAAGAACCAGCCGTGGATGTTTGTCTCAGtaag GCAGATGTCAATAATTTGAAGAACTTCCTTTCCACTTTAAGGCTGGCTCACCGAGGTAGTGAAATAGAAACTATATCATTGTCCACTCTGGCTCCAGTTAAGACCACTGAAGTTGAAAAGCCAAAAGCCAAAATGGTAATCACGTCTAGAAAGGATTATCCTCTCACCACAAACTTCCCTTATTCTCTAGAATTTCTTCAGGTGTCCTACTGCAAACTAGCACGTGTGGATATGCGTATGCTTTGCCTTCGAAAACTGCGGAAGCTAGATCTTAGCAATAACCATATACGCAAACTTCCAGCTACCATCGGAGATCTCGCTTGTCTGTCTGAGCTTGTTTTGCACAATAACCATTTGGAGACATTCAGTGTTACATTGTGTAGCTCCACGTTGCAGAAATCTCTGCAATTTTTAGATTTGAGCCACAACAGATTGCGTGCTCTGCCTGTTCAGTTCTGTCAACTACAAGAACTCATTCACCTAAAGCTTGATGACAACGAGTTACTCCGGCTTCCTTACAGGATTGGGCAGCTAACTAAGCTTCGCTTCCTCTCAGCAGCGCGCAACAAATTGCCTTATCTTCCATGTGATTTCCAGAAGTTGTGCCTTGAGAATGTGGATCTATTTGGAAATCTTTTTGAACAACCTAATCCGCTGGCTCCAACAATTCAACTGCAGATTCCAATGACCCTATTAGAGATGGCAGCAAGAGCAACAGTAAATTACAG AATTGCTTATGGACCACATATGCTTCCAGCTCACCTATGTCAAGATCTGGATTTGACTAAAACCTGCCTTTGCAGAAGACCTTGCTTGAACTCTTTCATTCAAGTGGTTGTAAATCTGAACTTACACCAAGTCTCCCATACTGTAGTTCTTGTGGACAACATGGGTGGCACTGAGGCCCCAGTTCTCTGTTACTTCTGTTCGTTAACCTGCTACTCTGAGTTCCTTGACAAATATCAACAACGCAACAGATGA
- the lrr1 gene encoding leucine-rich repeat protein 1 isoform X1 produces the protein MAPISGCFSQDSNQSGRKAHSTSILLTCLCARRPWECCVLGMSRIMSSMGDHLITDTMKLQCEVEVINRMLPTFGMRNRGRGNRAVLSVGKHHERSIKNNSATVHLLICTLKDKAGCKYKLKENIEQFFTKFVEEGKATIRLKEPAVDVCLSKADVNNLKNFLSTLRLAHRGSEIETISLSTLAPVKTTEVEKPKAKMVITSRKDYPLTTNFPYSLEFLQVSYCKLARVDMRMLCLRKLRKLDLSNNHIRKLPATIGDLACLSELVLHNNHLETFSVTLCSSTLQKSLQFLDLSHNRLRALPVQFCQLQELIHLKLDDNELLRLPYRIGQLTKLRFLSAARNKLPYLPCDFQKLCLENVDLFGNLFEQPNPLAPTIQLQIPMTLLEMAARATVNYRIAYGPHMLPAHLCQDLDLTKTCLCRRPCLNSFIQVVVNLNLHQVSHTVVLVDNMGGTEAPVLCYFCSLTCYSEFLDKYQQRNR, from the exons ATGGCTCCTATCAGTGGCTGTTTTAGCCAAGACAGCAACCAATCAGGAAGGAAAGCACACAGTACATCCATACTATTAACTTGTTTATGTGCTCGCCGTCCATGGGAATGCTGTGTGCTTGGAATGTCCAGAATTATGTCTTCAATGGGTGACCATCTCATTACAGATACTATGAAACTCCAGTGCGAGGTGGAAGTCATCAATCGGATGCTTCCGACCTTCGGTatgaggaacagagggagaggaaaccgagctgttctgtctgtggggaaACACCACGAAAGAAGCATCAAAAACAACTCTGCCACCGTTCATCTTTTGATCTGTACCTTAAAAGACAAAGCGGGCTGTAAATACAAG CTGAAAGAAAACATAGAGCAGTTTTTCACCAAATTCGTGGAAGAAGGAAAGGCAACCATCAGGCTAAAAGAACCAGCCGTGGATGTTTGTCTCAGtaag GCAGATGTCAATAATTTGAAGAACTTCCTTTCCACTTTAAGGCTGGCTCACCGAGGTAGTGAAATAGAAACTATATCATTGTCCACTCTGGCTCCAGTTAAGACCACTGAAGTTGAAAAGCCAAAAGCCAAAATGGTAATCACGTCTAGAAAGGATTATCCTCTCACCACAAACTTCCCTTATTCTCTAGAATTTCTTCAGGTGTCCTACTGCAAACTAGCACGTGTGGATATGCGTATGCTTTGCCTTCGAAAACTGCGGAAGCTAGATCTTAGCAATAACCATATACGCAAACTTCCAGCTACCATCGGAGATCTCGCTTGTCTGTCTGAGCTTGTTTTGCACAATAACCATTTGGAGACATTCAGTGTTACATTGTGTAGCTCCACGTTGCAGAAATCTCTGCAATTTTTAGATTTGAGCCACAACAGATTGCGTGCTCTGCCTGTTCAGTTCTGTCAACTACAAGAACTCATTCACCTAAAGCTTGATGACAACGAGTTACTCCGGCTTCCTTACAGGATTGGGCAGCTAACTAAGCTTCGCTTCCTCTCAGCAGCGCGCAACAAATTGCCTTATCTTCCATGTGATTTCCAGAAGTTGTGCCTTGAGAATGTGGATCTATTTGGAAATCTTTTTGAACAACCTAATCCGCTGGCTCCAACAATTCAACTGCAGATTCCAATGACCCTATTAGAGATGGCAGCAAGAGCAACAGTAAATTACAG AATTGCTTATGGACCACATATGCTTCCAGCTCACCTATGTCAAGATCTGGATTTGACTAAAACCTGCCTTTGCAGAAGACCTTGCTTGAACTCTTTCATTCAAGTGGTTGTAAATCTGAACTTACACCAAGTCTCCCATACTGTAGTTCTTGTGGACAACATGGGTGGCACTGAGGCCCCAGTTCTCTGTTACTTCTGTTCGTTAACCTGCTACTCTGAGTTCCTTGACAAATATCAACAACGCAACAGATGA